From Afipia carboxidovorans OM5, one genomic window encodes:
- a CDS encoding 30S ribosomal protein S2 has protein sequence MALPDFTMRQLLEAGVHFGHQAHRWNPKMADFIFGARNNIHIIDLAQTVPLMHRALQAVSDTVAKGGRILFVGTKRQAQDGVADAAKRSAQYFVNSRWLGGTLTNWKTVSGSIRRLRQLEEMLGSAEGSQYTKKERLTLQRERDKLDRSLGGIKDMGGLPDLIFVIDTNKEDIAIQEAQRLGIPVAAIVDTNCDPKGITYVVPGNDDAGRAIALYCDLIARAAIDGISRAQGDAGIDVGALAAPPQEDAVEASKTEGFQGLAGPRGVADDLKKLSGVSGAIEKKLNDLGIFHYWQIAELDSATAHKIGEEVGLPARVDGWVSQSKSLTADAE, from the coding sequence ATGGCGCTACCCGACTTCACCATGCGTCAGCTCTTGGAAGCTGGCGTGCACTTTGGCCATCAGGCCCACCGCTGGAATCCGAAGATGGCCGATTTCATCTTCGGGGCTCGCAACAACATTCACATCATCGACCTCGCGCAGACCGTGCCGCTGATGCACCGCGCGCTGCAGGCGGTGAGCGACACCGTCGCCAAGGGCGGCCGCATCCTGTTCGTCGGCACCAAGCGCCAGGCGCAGGACGGCGTTGCCGACGCGGCGAAGCGTTCGGCGCAGTATTTCGTCAATTCCCGCTGGCTCGGCGGCACGCTCACCAACTGGAAGACGGTGTCGGGTTCGATCCGCCGTCTGCGCCAGCTTGAAGAGATGCTCGGCTCGGCCGAAGGTAGCCAGTACACCAAGAAGGAGCGCCTGACGCTCCAGCGCGAGCGCGACAAGCTCGACCGCTCGCTCGGCGGCATCAAGGACATGGGCGGCTTGCCCGACCTGATCTTCGTGATCGACACCAACAAGGAAGACATCGCGATTCAGGAAGCCCAGCGTCTGGGCATTCCGGTTGCGGCGATCGTCGACACCAACTGCGACCCGAAGGGCATCACTTACGTCGTTCCGGGCAATGATGACGCGGGCCGCGCGATTGCGCTCTACTGCGACCTCATCGCGCGTGCGGCAATCGACGGCATTTCGCGCGCCCAGGGCGATGCGGGCATCGACGTCGGTGCGCTCGCTGCGCCGCCGCAGGAAGATGCGGTCGAGGCTTCCAAGACCGAAGGGTTCCAGGGCTTGGCGGGTCCGCGCGGCGTTGCCGACGACCTCAAGAAGCTCTCCGGCGTCTCCGGCGCGATCGAGAAGAAGCTCAACGATCTCGGCATCTTTCACTACTGGCAGATCGCCGAACTCGACTCCGCCACCGCGCACAAGATCGGCGAAGAGGTCGGTCTTCCGGCCCGCGTCGACGGCTGGGTCTCCCAGTCGAAGTCGCTCACCGCAGACGCGGAATAA
- a CDS encoding phosphatidate cytidylyltransferase: MPDSSAPAPAKSSRDLVLRIAAAALLAPLALMFVFAGGWLWVLLVSVIAIGLFYEWHEIVDPARNPRTFAAGVIALELIGLSLWFGWDGIAWAAAVLGVTLVAFMATTERAWLTVGFVYAAAALAASALIRLDGAMGFQALMFTLLVVWASDIGGYFAGRAIGGPKLWPRVSPNKTWAGSGGAVVLSLVVALAVAWLGWGRLVPVLILAVAVSIVAQLGDLFESALKRRFGVKDSSQIIPGHGGLLDRLDGFVAAIVFVALIGYLRAGADGIGRGFMIW; encoded by the coding sequence ATGCCGGATTCATCCGCGCCAGCCCCGGCGAAAAGCTCGCGCGACCTCGTGCTGCGCATTGCCGCTGCCGCGCTGCTTGCGCCGCTTGCCCTCATGTTCGTATTTGCGGGCGGCTGGCTGTGGGTGCTGCTTGTCAGCGTGATCGCGATCGGGCTGTTCTACGAATGGCACGAGATTGTCGATCCCGCGCGCAACCCGCGTACCTTTGCCGCCGGAGTTATCGCGCTCGAACTCATCGGTTTGTCGCTGTGGTTCGGCTGGGATGGCATCGCCTGGGCGGCTGCCGTGCTCGGCGTCACGCTGGTCGCCTTCATGGCGACGACGGAGCGGGCGTGGCTCACGGTGGGCTTTGTCTATGCGGCGGCAGCGCTTGCGGCCTCGGCACTGATCCGCCTCGACGGCGCGATGGGTTTTCAGGCGCTGATGTTCACGCTGCTCGTGGTGTGGGCGAGCGACATCGGCGGCTATTTCGCGGGCCGCGCCATCGGCGGGCCGAAGCTGTGGCCGCGCGTGAGCCCGAACAAGACATGGGCGGGTTCGGGCGGCGCCGTGGTTCTGAGCCTCGTGGTTGCGCTCGCCGTCGCCTGGCTCGGCTGGGGACGGCTCGTGCCGGTTCTCATTCTTGCGGTTGCGGTGTCGATCGTGGCGCAGCTTGGCGACCTGTTTGAATCGGCGTTGAAGCGCCGGTTCGGGGTCAAGGATTCGAGCCAGATCATCCCGGGCCATGGCGGGCTTCTGGACCGCCTCGACGGGTTTGTTGCCGCGATTGTTTTCGTGGCGCTGATTGGCTATTTGCGCGCCGGTGCCGATGGTATCGGTCGCGGTTTCATGATTTGGTGA
- a CDS encoding isoprenyl transferase has protein sequence MLKGDLPQTGAPANAGSPRHVAIIMDGNGRWAAARGLPRAEGHRRGVEALRKVLRAAHELGISYLTIFSFSSENWSRPASEVGDLFALLRRFIRNDLASLHGDGVRVRVIGERDGLEPDIKALLEEAEELTRHNTNLTLVVAFNYGSRQEIAHAAQRLAREVADGKRDPATITADTLGSYLDAPDIPDPDLIIRTSGEQRLSNFLMWQAAYSELVFVPTLWPDFDKAALEGAIAEYATRERRFGGLIAKTGS, from the coding sequence ATGTTAAAGGGCGATCTGCCGCAGACAGGGGCGCCGGCGAATGCCGGATCGCCGCGGCACGTCGCAATCATCATGGACGGCAACGGACGATGGGCGGCTGCGCGCGGATTGCCGCGTGCGGAAGGCCATCGCCGTGGCGTCGAGGCGTTGCGCAAGGTGCTGCGCGCCGCGCATGAACTTGGCATTTCCTATCTCACGATCTTTTCCTTCAGCTCGGAGAACTGGTCGCGCCCGGCGAGTGAAGTCGGCGACTTGTTTGCGCTGCTGCGCCGCTTCATCCGCAATGACCTTGCGAGCCTGCATGGTGACGGCGTCCGCGTCCGCGTGATCGGCGAGCGCGATGGGCTCGAGCCCGACATCAAGGCGTTGCTCGAAGAAGCCGAGGAACTGACGCGCCACAATACCAATCTCACGCTGGTCGTCGCGTTCAACTATGGCTCGCGCCAGGAGATCGCTCACGCCGCGCAGCGGCTTGCGCGGGAAGTGGCCGACGGCAAGCGCGACCCCGCGACGATCACCGCCGACACGCTCGGCAGCTATCTCGACGCACCCGACATTCCCGATCCTGATCTCATCATCCGCACGAGCGGTGAACAGCGGCTGTCCAATTTCCTGATGTGGCAGGCCGCCTATAGCGAACTCGTGTTCGTGCCGACGCTGTGGCCGGATTTCGATAAAGCCGCGCTGGAAGGAGCCATTGCCGAATATGCGACCCGTGAGCGCCGCTTCGGCGGCCTGATCGCAAAGACGGGATCGTGA
- the bamA gene encoding outer membrane protein assembly factor BamA — protein MMVGLRGLRGGLAAALVMFAAPAATVTAVGLSVTVASTVASAQTASSIVVEGNRRIEADTIRSYFKPGPSGRLDNAAIDDGLKSLVGTGLFSDVRVDHRGGRLVVVVTENAVIGRVAFEGNKKVKDEQLTAEVQSKPRGALSRATVQSDTQRIIEIYRHSGRYDVTVTPEYIERPNNRVDLIFVINEGKKTGVEAIRFIGNNAFSSYRLRDIIKTRESNILSFLTSGDVYDPDRVEADRDLIRRFYLKNGYADVQVIAALTEYDPSVKGFIVTFKIEEGQKYRVGSIEFSSTIPSFDANALRGLSRVSVGSVYNVEAVEKSVEDMTVDASRRGYAFAQVRPRGDRNFENHTVSIVFEVTEGARVYIERINIRGNTRTRDYVLRREFDIGEGDAYNRALIDRAERRLKNLDYFTTVKITQEPGSSPDRVIVNVDVEEKSTGDFSVSGGYSTADGFLAEVGVSERNLLGRGLYAKASVQYGQYARGYTLSFVEPYLLGYRVALGLDLYQREQRANRYISYNSKTFGFSPRLGFQLREDLSLQVRYTISSQKITLPAWYTNCNNINPDFVNSFPTSFGVGPNPAATTPPIGYTGMASCFDDGEASVPVKAGLAMGSVLTSSMGYTLTYNTLDNNKNPTSGILATLGQDFAGVGGDTRYLKTTGDVKLYTPIVSDIVGLIHLQGGILNGWGNGGAANAGNPNGSVRMLDNFQMGPNLVRGFQPMGIGPRDMASTTQDALGGTKYWGASAELQMPFWFLPKEAGLKGAVFADAGSLWGYEGITSYLGQNVDLQGTDTMKVRTSVGVGLIWASPFGPLRFDYAVPINKVTGDRIQQFRFGGGTSF, from the coding sequence ATGATGGTTGGATTGCGGGGATTGCGGGGCGGCTTGGCTGCTGCCCTGGTTATGTTTGCTGCGCCCGCCGCAACGGTAACTGCCGTCGGTCTTAGCGTGACCGTGGCATCCACGGTCGCTTCGGCCCAGACGGCCTCGTCGATTGTGGTCGAAGGGAACCGGCGAATCGAAGCCGATACGATCCGCTCCTACTTCAAGCCGGGCCCGAGCGGCCGCCTGGACAACGCCGCGATCGACGACGGCCTCAAGTCACTCGTCGGCACCGGGCTGTTCTCCGACGTCCGCGTCGACCATCGTGGTGGCCGTCTTGTGGTCGTCGTGACCGAGAACGCAGTGATCGGCCGCGTCGCCTTCGAGGGCAACAAGAAGGTCAAGGACGAGCAACTCACCGCCGAGGTGCAGTCGAAGCCGCGCGGGGCGCTGTCGCGCGCGACCGTGCAGTCCGATACCCAGCGCATCATTGAGATTTACCGCCACAGCGGCCGTTACGACGTGACGGTGACCCCGGAATACATCGAGCGGCCGAACAACCGCGTCGACCTCATCTTCGTCATCAACGAAGGCAAGAAGACCGGCGTCGAAGCGATCCGCTTCATCGGCAACAACGCGTTCTCGAGTTATCGCCTGCGCGACATCATCAAGACCCGCGAATCGAACATCCTGTCGTTCCTGACCTCGGGCGACGTCTACGATCCAGACCGCGTGGAAGCTGACCGCGATCTTATCCGCCGCTTCTACCTCAAGAACGGCTACGCCGATGTGCAGGTGATCGCCGCGCTCACCGAATACGATCCGTCGGTGAAGGGCTTCATCGTCACCTTCAAGATCGAGGAAGGCCAGAAGTACCGCGTCGGCTCGATCGAGTTCTCCTCGACCATTCCGTCTTTCGATGCCAATGCGCTGCGCGGCCTGTCCCGTGTCAGCGTCGGCTCGGTCTATAACGTCGAGGCGGTTGAAAAGTCCGTCGAGGATATGACGGTCGATGCCTCCCGCCGTGGCTACGCGTTCGCGCAGGTTCGTCCGCGCGGCGATCGCAACTTCGAGAATCACACCGTCTCCATCGTGTTCGAGGTGACGGAAGGCGCTCGCGTCTACATCGAGCGCATCAACATTCGCGGCAACACCCGCACGCGTGACTATGTGCTGCGTCGTGAGTTCGATATCGGGGAAGGCGATGCCTATAACCGTGCGCTGATCGATCGCGCCGAACGCCGCCTGAAGAACCTCGATTACTTCACCACCGTGAAGATCACGCAGGAGCCGGGCTCCTCGCCGGATCGCGTCATCGTCAATGTCGACGTGGAAGAGAAATCGACCGGCGACTTCTCAGTGTCGGGCGGCTACTCGACCGCGGACGGCTTCCTTGCCGAAGTCGGCGTGTCCGAGCGTAACCTCTTGGGCCGCGGCCTCTACGCCAAGGCGTCGGTGCAGTACGGCCAGTACGCGCGCGGCTACACGCTGTCGTTCGTCGAGCCTTACCTGCTCGGCTATCGTGTGGCGCTGGGTCTCGACCTCTATCAGCGCGAGCAGCGTGCCAACCGTTACATCTCGTACAACTCCAAGACGTTCGGCTTCAGCCCGCGCCTCGGCTTCCAGCTTCGCGAGGACCTGTCGCTGCAGGTGCGTTACACGATCTCCTCGCAGAAGATCACGCTGCCGGCTTGGTACACGAACTGTAACAATATCAATCCTGACTTTGTGAACAGCTTCCCGACGTCATTTGGCGTGGGTCCCAACCCTGCGGCAACTACTCCGCCGATTGGCTACACGGGCATGGCAAGCTGCTTTGACGATGGTGAAGCGTCTGTCCCGGTGAAGGCTGGGCTCGCTATGGGCTCGGTGCTGACATCGTCGATGGGCTATACCCTGACCTACAACACGCTCGACAATAACAAGAACCCGACCTCTGGTATTCTTGCGACCTTGGGTCAGGACTTCGCGGGTGTCGGCGGCGATACGCGTTATCTCAAGACCACCGGTGACGTGAAGCTCTATACGCCGATCGTCTCCGACATCGTCGGCTTGATCCACCTGCAGGGCGGTATCCTCAATGGTTGGGGCAATGGCGGCGCGGCAAATGCCGGCAATCCCAATGGCAGCGTCCGTATGCTCGACAACTTCCAGATGGGGCCGAACCTTGTGCGTGGTTTCCAGCCAATGGGCATTGGCCCGCGCGACATGGCTTCGACCACGCAAGATGCGCTGGGCGGCACCAAGTACTGGGGCGCGAGCGCCGAACTGCAGATGCCGTTCTGGTTCCTTCCGAAGGAAGCTGGCCTGAAGGGTGCCGTGTTCGCGGATGCTGGCTCGCTTTGGGGGTATGAGGGCATCACCTCTTACTTGGGTCAAAACGTCGATCTCCAAGGAACGGACACCATGAAAGTCCGTACCTCCGTCGGTGTCGGCCTGATCTGGGCCTCGCCGTTCGGTCCGCTGCGCTTCGACTACGCCGTGCCGATCAACAAGGTGACGGGCGACCGGATCCAGCAGTTCCGGTTCGGTGGCGGTACCTCTTTCTGA
- the tsf gene encoding translation elongation factor Ts, with product MATITAAMVKELREKTGAGMMDCKQALTENDGNIDAAVDWLRKKGLSKAAKKAGRVAAEGLIGALVSGNKGVLVEVNSETDFVARNEQFQGLVKMIAQVALDAGTDVEAIKAAKVGGVTVETAISDAIATIGENMTLRRAAALSVSNGVVASYIHNAVTDGLGKMGVIVALESTGKADELAALGRQIAMHVAAANPQALDAAGLDPQVVARETDVLADKYRQQGKPDNVIAKIVESGLKTYYKEVTLLEQAFIHDSGKSVAQAVKEAEGKVGAPIKVAGFVRYALGEGIEKEEADFAAEVAAAAGQG from the coding sequence ATGGCAACGATCACGGCAGCGATGGTCAAGGAACTGCGCGAAAAGACCGGCGCAGGCATGATGGATTGCAAGCAGGCGCTCACCGAAAACGATGGCAACATCGATGCCGCGGTGGATTGGTTGCGCAAGAAAGGCCTGTCGAAGGCTGCGAAGAAGGCCGGCCGCGTTGCCGCTGAAGGCCTGATCGGCGCGCTCGTCTCCGGCAACAAGGGCGTTCTCGTCGAGGTCAACTCCGAGACCGACTTCGTCGCCCGCAATGAACAGTTCCAGGGCCTCGTCAAGATGATCGCGCAGGTCGCGCTCGATGCCGGCACCGACGTCGAGGCGATCAAGGCCGCGAAGGTCGGCGGTGTTACCGTCGAGACGGCGATCTCGGATGCGATCGCGACCATCGGCGAGAACATGACGCTGCGCCGCGCTGCCGCGCTCTCGGTCAGCAACGGCGTCGTTGCAAGCTATATCCACAATGCGGTCACCGACGGCCTCGGCAAGATGGGCGTGATCGTCGCGCTGGAATCGACCGGCAAGGCTGACGAACTCGCTGCACTCGGCCGCCAGATTGCGATGCATGTCGCCGCCGCGAATCCGCAGGCGCTCGATGCCGCAGGGCTCGACCCGCAGGTCGTCGCCCGCGAGACCGACGTGCTCGCCGACAAGTATCGCCAGCAGGGCAAACCGGATAACGTGATCGCCAAGATCGTCGAATCCGGCCTCAAAACCTACTACAAGGAAGTGACCCTTCTTGAGCAGGCCTTCATTCACGACAGCGGCAAGAGTGTCGCGCAGGCTGTGAAGGAAGCAGAGGGCAAGGTTGGTGCGCCTATCAAGGTTGCCGGCTTTGTGCGCTATGCTCTCGGTGAGGGAATTGAGAAAGAAGAAGCCGATTTCGCCGCCGAAGTCGCTGCTGCTGCCGGACAGGGCTAA
- the rseP gene encoding RIP metalloprotease RseP: MDFFLNIFNTLSHGLLGYIIPFLFVLTIVVFFHELGHFMVARWTGVKVLTFSLGFGPELFGFFDRHGTRWKLSAIPLGGYVKFYGDASEASTPASEMLASMSEKERRGSFHHKNVARRAAIVAAGPFANFILAIVIFAGLFTFYGKPNTSARVDAVQADSAAAAAGFQAGDVVTAIDGEAIATFVEMQRIVSTRAGEALRFTVKRGDRTETLTATPELREVKDNFNNVHKIGVLGISRSAKPGEAAIERVDPATGLWLGVKETWFVTKSTILYIGDVFTRRAGADQLGGPIRIAQISGQVATIGIAALVHLTAVLSVSIGLLNLFPIPMLDGGHLLFYAVEAIRGRPLSERSQEMGYRVGLALVLMLMVFATYNDILHLAGS, from the coding sequence GTGGATTTTTTCCTGAATATCTTCAATACGCTAAGCCACGGTCTGCTCGGCTACATCATTCCCTTTCTGTTCGTCCTGACGATTGTGGTGTTCTTCCACGAGCTCGGCCATTTCATGGTCGCGCGCTGGACCGGCGTGAAGGTCCTGACCTTCTCCTTGGGCTTCGGCCCGGAACTCTTCGGCTTCTTCGATCGCCACGGCACCCGCTGGAAGCTCTCCGCGATCCCGCTCGGCGGCTATGTGAAGTTCTACGGCGACGCCAGCGAGGCGAGTACGCCGGCTTCCGAGATGCTGGCCTCGATGTCCGAGAAGGAACGCCGCGGCAGCTTCCACCACAAGAACGTTGCGCGCCGCGCCGCCATCGTGGCCGCGGGCCCGTTCGCGAATTTCATTCTGGCAATCGTGATTTTCGCTGGTCTGTTCACCTTCTACGGCAAGCCCAACACCTCGGCCCGCGTTGATGCGGTGCAAGCGGACAGCGCCGCCGCGGCCGCCGGCTTCCAGGCCGGCGACGTCGTCACGGCGATCGACGGCGAGGCCATTGCGACCTTCGTGGAGATGCAGCGTATTGTGTCCACCCGGGCCGGCGAGGCGCTCCGCTTCACGGTCAAGCGCGGCGACCGCACCGAGACGCTGACGGCGACGCCCGAACTGCGCGAGGTGAAGGACAACTTCAACAACGTGCACAAGATCGGCGTTCTCGGCATCAGCCGCTCGGCGAAGCCGGGTGAGGCGGCCATCGAGCGGGTCGATCCGGCAACCGGGCTCTGGCTCGGCGTCAAGGAAACCTGGTTCGTCACCAAGAGCACGATTCTCTACATCGGCGACGTTTTCACCCGGCGGGCAGGGGCGGATCAGCTCGGCGGCCCGATTCGAATCGCCCAGATTTCGGGGCAGGTGGCGACCATCGGTATCGCCGCACTGGTTCACCTGACGGCGGTCCTGTCGGTCTCGATCGGCTTGCTGAACCTGTTTCCGATCCCGATGCTCGATGGCGGTCACCTTTTGTTCTATGCGGTGGAGGCCATTCGGGGCCGTCCGCTGTCCGAAAGGTCGCAGGAAATGGGCTATCGGGTGGGGTTGGCGCTGGTCCTGATGCTGATGGTGTTCGCGACCTATAACGACATCCTGCATCTCGCTGGATCGTAA
- the frr gene encoding ribosome recycling factor, with translation MTTNGFDINDLKRRMDGAKESLRYELGGLRTGRAAISMLEPVQVEAYGSHMPLNQVATVSVPEPRLLSVQVWDKSMVKAVETAIVNSNLGLNPATEGQVIRLRIPELNEERRKELVKVAHKYAEAARVAVRHVRRDGLDIVKKDKMSEDEQERASGEIQKVTDAAIADIDKLLATKEKEILTV, from the coding sequence ATGACGACGAACGGTTTCGACATCAACGATCTGAAGCGCCGCATGGATGGTGCCAAGGAATCGCTGAGGTATGAGCTCGGCGGGTTGCGCACGGGCCGGGCCGCGATCTCCATGCTGGAGCCGGTGCAGGTCGAGGCCTATGGCAGCCATATGCCGCTCAATCAGGTTGCAACCGTGAGCGTGCCGGAGCCGCGGCTTCTGTCGGTGCAGGTCTGGGACAAGAGCATGGTGAAGGCGGTCGAGACCGCGATCGTCAACTCGAACCTCGGCCTCAACCCTGCGACCGAAGGGCAGGTGATCCGCCTGCGGATTCCCGAACTCAACGAAGAGCGCCGCAAGGAACTCGTGAAGGTCGCGCATAAATATGCGGAAGCCGCGCGGGTTGCGGTCCGCCATGTCCGGCGCGATGGTCTCGACATCGTCAAGAAGGACAAGATGTCCGAAGACGAGCAGGAGCGCGCATCGGGTGAAATCCAGAAGGTCACCGATGCAGCTATTGCCGATATCGACAAGCTGCTCGCTACCAAGGAAAAAGAAATCCTCACTGTTTGA
- the dxr gene encoding 1-deoxy-D-xylulose-5-phosphate reductoisomerase, with product MNAVPLRQSEPMPQGERVVTILGATGSIGQSTADLVRRGRGRYRVEALTAHSNVAELAKLARELGARFAAVAKEECYAELKAALAGSGIEVGAGESALVEAALRPANWVMAAMSGAAGLKPAMAAAGRGEIVALANKECLVCAGEAFMRHAAANNATVLPVDSEHNAIFQSLGAGRREDLVRIILTASGGPFRTATREQIENATVEQALKHPNWSMGRKITIDSATMFNKALEIIEAFHLFELKADQIDVLVHPQSIIHGLVEFADRSVVAQMGAPDMRTPIAHCLGWPHRIDGPATQLDLAKLTQLTFEAPDPVRFPALRLVREALVAGGAAPTVLNAANEVAVASFLDRKIPFGGIARLVEATLEALVAKGTAKAPQSADEALAVDHTARKTAAALLPEIALKAS from the coding sequence ATGAATGCCGTGCCTTTACGTCAAAGTGAGCCGATGCCGCAGGGCGAGCGTGTCGTCACGATCCTCGGCGCCACCGGCTCGATCGGGCAGAGCACGGCCGATCTCGTGCGCCGCGGGCGCGGGCGTTACCGCGTCGAGGCGCTGACCGCGCACAGCAACGTTGCCGAGCTTGCCAAGCTTGCACGCGAGCTCGGTGCGCGGTTCGCTGCGGTCGCCAAAGAGGAATGTTACGCCGAGCTCAAGGCGGCGCTCGCAGGCTCGGGCATCGAAGTCGGTGCGGGCGAGAGCGCACTCGTCGAGGCGGCGCTGCGGCCTGCGAACTGGGTGATGGCGGCGATGAGCGGCGCGGCCGGGCTGAAGCCCGCAATGGCTGCCGCCGGTCGCGGCGAGATCGTCGCGCTTGCGAATAAAGAGTGTCTCGTCTGCGCGGGTGAAGCGTTCATGCGTCACGCGGCAGCGAACAACGCGACCGTGCTGCCGGTCGATTCCGAGCACAACGCGATCTTCCAATCGCTCGGCGCGGGCCGGCGCGAGGATCTCGTGCGCATCATCCTCACCGCATCGGGCGGACCATTCCGCACCGCGACGCGCGAGCAGATCGAAAACGCGACCGTGGAACAGGCGCTCAAGCATCCGAACTGGAGCATGGGCCGCAAGATCACCATCGATTCCGCGACCATGTTCAACAAGGCGCTCGAGATTATAGAGGCGTTCCATCTGTTCGAACTAAAGGCCGACCAGATTGACGTGCTGGTGCATCCGCAGTCGATCATTCACGGACTCGTCGAATTCGCCGACCGTTCGGTGGTGGCGCAGATGGGGGCGCCCGACATGCGCACACCGATCGCGCATTGCCTCGGCTGGCCGCACCGGATCGACGGTCCGGCGACGCAGCTCGATCTGGCGAAGCTGACTCAGCTTACCTTCGAGGCACCGGACCCGGTCCGGTTCCCGGCGTTGCGGCTGGTACGGGAAGCGCTCGTTGCTGGAGGCGCTGCGCCGACCGTGCTCAATGCGGCGAACGAGGTCGCGGTCGCATCCTTCCTCGATCGCAAGATTCCCTTCGGCGGCATCGCACGGCTTGTCGAGGCGACGCTCGAGGCGCTGGTTGCGAAGGGAACGGCGAAGGCGCCGCAAAGCGCTGACGAGGCTTTGGCTGTTGACCATACCGCGCGAAAAACCGCGGCGGCCCTCTTGCCTGAAATTGCCTTAAAGGCATCCTAG
- the pyrH gene encoding UMP kinase, translating into MGEPLYRRVVVKISGEYLAGAQPFGIDQSVLDRVASDVIDATARGIEIALVVGGGNIFRGVDVSSRGVSRPTGDSMGMLATVMNCLALESAIERKGKSARTLCALVMPQVCELFTRKTALRYLSEGRVVLLAGGTGNPFFTTDTTAVLRASEIGAQAVLKATNVDGVYSADPKVDKNAKRFERLTHSQAIEGGYKVMDATAFALARETSLPIIVFSIAESGSIGAILDGTGRGTIVAG; encoded by the coding sequence ATGGGTGAGCCGCTCTATCGTCGCGTCGTGGTGAAGATTTCCGGCGAGTATCTCGCCGGGGCCCAGCCTTTCGGGATCGATCAGTCCGTGCTCGACCGCGTTGCGTCCGATGTCATCGACGCCACCGCACGCGGCATCGAAATCGCCCTCGTCGTCGGTGGCGGCAACATCTTCCGTGGTGTCGATGTCTCCTCGCGCGGCGTGTCGCGGCCGACCGGCGATTCCATGGGCATGCTCGCCACCGTGATGAATTGCCTCGCGCTCGAATCCGCGATCGAGCGCAAGGGCAAGTCGGCGCGTACGCTGTGCGCGCTGGTGATGCCGCAGGTTTGCGAACTCTTTACCCGCAAGACGGCGCTGCGATACCTTTCCGAGGGCCGCGTCGTGCTGCTCGCGGGCGGCACCGGCAATCCGTTCTTCACGACCGACACCACCGCCGTGCTGCGCGCAAGCGAGATCGGCGCACAGGCGGTGCTGAAAGCCACCAATGTCGATGGCGTCTACAGCGCCGATCCGAAGGTGGACAAGAACGCCAAGCGCTTCGAGCGGCTGACGCATTCGCAGGCAATCGAGGGCGGCTACAAGGTGATGGACGCGACAGCGTTCGCGCTTGCCCGTGAAACCTCATTGCCTATCATCGTGTTTTCAATCGCCGAATCCGGATCGATCGGTGCGATTCTGGATGGCACCGGCCGCGGCACCATCGTAGCCGGCTGA